The sequence GAACCGTGGCCCGTACCGTGCTGGTGACCGGCGGAAACCGGGGGATCGGCCTGGCCATCGCGCAGGCCTTCGCCAAGCAGGGCGACCGGGTGGCGGTGACCCATCGCAGCGGCGACGCGCCCGCCGGGCTGTTCGGCGTCAAGTGTGACGTGACCGACGCCGACTCGCTCGACGCCGCGTTCACCGCGATCGAGGCCGAGCTCGGCCCGGTCGAGGTGCTGGTCGCCAACGCCGGCATCACCGACGACACGCTGCTGATGCGGATGTCCGAGGAGCAGTTCACCCGGGTGCTCGACACCAACCTGACCGGCGCCTTCCGCTGTGCCAAGCGGGCCTCGACAAAGATGCTGCGGGCCCGGTGGGGCCGGATGATCTTCATCTCCTCGGTGGTCGGCCTCTCCGGCGGAGCCGGTCAGGTCAACTACGCGGCCAGCAAGGCCGGCCTGGTCGGCGTGGCTCGCTCGATCACCCGCGAGCTGGGCAGCCGTAACATCACCGCGAACGTGGTGGCGCCCGGCTTCATCGACACCGACATGACCGCGGTGCTGCCCGAGGACCGCAAGGCGGAGATCCGCAAGTCGATCCCGGCGGGCCGGATGGCCAGCCCGGACGAGGTGGCCGGCGTGGTCACCTGGCTCGCCTCGGACGCGGCCGGGTACATCTCCGGCGCCGTCATCCCGGTCGACGGCGGCCTGGGCATGGGTCACTGACAAACACGGAGGAATTGCGCAATGTCCGGACTGCTGGCCGGTAAGCGGCTGCTGGTCACCGGCGTCATCACCGACGCCTCGATCGCCTTCTCCGTGGCGAAGCTCGCCCAGGAGAACGGCGCCCAGGTCGTGCTCACCGGCTACGGCCGGCTCTCCCTGGTCGAGCGGATCGCCAAGCGGCTCCCCGAGCCGGCCCCGGTGATCGAGCTGGACGTGACCAACGCTGAGCACCTGGCCGGCCTCGCGGACAAGGTACGCGAGCACGTCGACGGCCTGGACGGCGTGGTGCACTCGATCGGCTTCGCCCCGCAGAGCTGCCTCGGCGGCGGTTTCCTCGACGCCCCGTGGGAGGACGTGGCCACCGCGATCCACGTCTCCACGTACTCCTACAAGTCCCTGGCCATGGCGGCGCTGCCGCTGATGTCGGCGGGCGGCGCGGTGGTCGGCCTCACCTTCGACGCCACCAAGGCGTGGCCGGTGTACGACTGGATGGGCGTGGCCAAGGCCGGG comes from Micromonospora viridifaciens and encodes:
- the fabG gene encoding beta-ketoacyl-ACP reductase, with translation MARTVLVTGGNRGIGLAIAQAFAKQGDRVAVTHRSGDAPAGLFGVKCDVTDADSLDAAFTAIEAELGPVEVLVANAGITDDTLLMRMSEEQFTRVLDTNLTGAFRCAKRASTKMLRARWGRMIFISSVVGLSGGAGQVNYAASKAGLVGVARSITRELGSRNITANVVAPGFIDTDMTAVLPEDRKAEIRKSIPAGRMASPDEVAGVVTWLASDAAGYISGAVIPVDGGLGMGH
- the fabI gene encoding enoyl-ACP reductase FabI translates to MSGLLAGKRLLVTGVITDASIAFSVAKLAQENGAQVVLTGYGRLSLVERIAKRLPEPAPVIELDVTNAEHLAGLADKVREHVDGLDGVVHSIGFAPQSCLGGGFLDAPWEDVATAIHVSTYSYKSLAMAALPLMSAGGAVVGLTFDATKAWPVYDWMGVAKAGLESASRYLALHLGKRGIRSNLVAAGPLRTIAAKSIPGFEQFEEAWAERAPLGWNLTDQEPAARACLALLSDWFPATTGEIVHVDGGYHALGA